One segment of Chionomys nivalis chromosome 1, mChiNiv1.1, whole genome shotgun sequence DNA contains the following:
- the Tigd2 gene encoding tigger transposable element-derived protein 2, with the protein MLGKRKRVVLTIKDKLDIIKKLEEGNSFKKLSVVYGIGESTVRDIKKNKERIINYANSSDPTSGVSKRKSMKSSTYEELDRVMIEWFNQQKTDGIPVSGTICAKQARFFFDALGMEGDFNASSGWLTRFKQRHGIPKAAGKGTKLKGDETAASEFCGNFQEFMERESLLPEQIYGADQTGLFWKCLPPRTLAFDTDQSTSEYRSSRERIIVMCCANATGLHKLNLCVVGKAKRPRAFKGTDLSNLPVTYFSQKSAWIEQSVFRQWFEKCFVPQVQKHLKSKGLREKAVLLLDFPSAHPTQDLLSSDDGRIIVKYLPPNVASLIQPMSQGVLTTVKRYYRAGLIQKYMDEANDPKMFWKNLTVLDAIYEASRAWNMIRSNTITRAWKKLFPGHEENSSVNIGEGAILAANLATVLQNTEDCEHVDIENIEQWFDPRSSDSNCQVLADIVDAKSQAMTAEQKPSRKTRKAELNPDKHISHKAALEWTENLLDYLEQQDDMLLSDKLVLRRLRTIIRRKQRIQNKNHL; encoded by the coding sequence ATGTTGGGGAAACGTAAGCGTGTGGTCTTGACAATTAAAGACAAACTTGACATTATTAAGAAGCTTGAAGAAGGTAActcttttaaaaagctttctgtCGTGTATGGGATTGGTGAATCCACAGTGCGcgacattaaaaaaaacaaagaaagaattataaATTATGCTAACAGTTCAGATCCTACTAGTGGGGTGTCCAAACGTAAATCTATGAAGTCATCAACATATGAGGAGCTTGATAGAGTTATGATAGAGTGGTTTAACCAACAGAAAACAGACGGGATTCCAGTGTCTGGGACTATCTGTGCAAAACAAGCCAGGTTCTTCTTTGATGCCCTGGGGATGGAAGGTGACTTTAATGCCTCATCAGGCTGGCTAACTCGGTTTAAGCAGCGCCACGGCATTCCAAAGGCTGCTGGTAAAGGGACAAAATTAAAAGGGGATGAAACTGCTGCCAGTGAATTTTGTGGTAACTTTCAGGAATTCATGGAAAGAGAAAGTCTCTTACCAGAACAAATTTATGGTGCTGATCAAACTGGACTATTCTGGAAATGCCTACCCCCAAGGACATTGGCTTTTGACACTGACCAGAGTACTTCGGAGTATAGGTCAAGCAGAGAGAGAATCATCGTTATGTGTTGTGCAAATGCCACGGGTTTACATAAGCTTAATCTTTGTGTTGTGGGGAAAGCAAAAAGACCCCGTGCCTTCAAGGGAACTGACCTTTCCAACCTTCCTGTCACTTACTTCAGTCAAAAAAGTGCATGGATCGAGCAGTCTGTTTTCAGACAGTGGTTTGAGAAGTGCTTTGTGCCACAGGTGCAGAAGCATCTGAAATCCAAAGGGCTTCGAGAAAAGGCAGTACTGCTTTTAGATTTCCCCTCAGCGCATCCAACTCAAGACCTGTTGAGCTCAGATGACGGCAGGATAATTGTGAAATATTTGCCACCAAATGTAGCAAGTCTCATTCAACCTATGAGCCAAGGAGTTTTAACCACAGTCAAAAGATACTATCGAGCAGGACTTATCCAGAAATACATGGATGAAGCAAATGACCCAAAAATGTTTTGGAAGAATTTGACAGTGTTGGATGCAATTTATGAGGCCTCAAGAGCTTGGAACATGATAAGATCAAATACCATAACCAGAGCGTGGAAAAAGCTTTTCCCTGGCCATGAAGAAAATTCAAGCGTGAACATTGGTGAAGGAGCCATTTTAGCTGCTAATTTAGCAACAGTTTTACAGAATACAGAAGACTGTGAGCATGTTGACATTGAAAATATTGAGCAGTGGTTTGACCCTCGGAGCAGTGACTCAAACTGTCAGGTCTTAGCTGACATTGTAGATGCTAAAAGCCAGGCAATGACTGCTGAGCAAAAGCCTTCCAGGAAGACTAGGAAAGCAGAGCTAAATCCAGACAAGCATATTAGTCACAAAGCTGCACTTGAATGGACTGAAAATTTGCTGGATTATCTAGAACAGCAAGATGACATGCTACTCTCCGATAAGCTGGTATTGCGGAGGCTTCGGACCATTataagaagaaagcagaggattcaaaataaaaatcatctatag